Below is a genomic region from Pseudomonadota bacterium.
GGTAGCTCCCGGCTTTATTCTTACCGAGATGGGTGAGGCCATGCCTGATGATATCAAACAGATTGCCATCAATGAAGGGGTATTGAAAAAAGCCGGGAAACCTGAAGATGTGTCGAACCTGGTAGCGTTCCTGGCCTCTGACGCCGCCGGACATATTACCGGTGAGGTGATCAAGGTGGATGGCGGACAGTATATTTAAGGGAACGGTGTAAGGTGTACGGTTTAGGGTATACGGTTTAAGGTGTACGGTTTAGGGTATACGGTTTAGGGTATACGGTTTAAGTAAACTCGGGACTGTCCCCAGCTTCACCGGGGGCTGTCCCAGATGTTTACGGATTATGAAACAATGTCGGTATGCGCCGCAAAAGCCTGGGGGTTAGTCCCCTTTTAAACCGTAAAAGTTCGGGGACAGTCATGGTTTTGCTTACAGCAGTGCACTTCATAAGGATGTGCTGAATAGTTACAAAAAATAGTTCAAGGTGTAAGGTGTTAAGGTATACGGAATTATCGCTAAGATTTGACTTGACGGGAGAAAGAAATGGCAGATTATCAGTTTATTAATTACGAAGTGAAAGATGGAGCGGCATATCTGACTATCAATCGACCACCATTGAACTGGCTGGATATCGCCACCATGCGGGAGATGAATGAGGCCCTTGACCAGGTATTGGCTGCCGGTCCGGAGCTTAAACTGCTGGTTATTCAAGCGGCCGGAGAAAAAGCCTTTTCCGTTGGTGTCGATGTGGCTGATCATACCGATGACAAGGTGGAAACCATGATCGAGGTTTTTCATGGTATTTTCCGCCGCCTGGATCGCCTGGAGATTCCTTCTCTGGCAGTAGCGCGCGGCGCGGTGCTGGGTGGTGGTTGTGAAGTGGTGCTGTTCTGCGATATGGTGCTGGCGGCGGAAAATATAAAAATTGGTCAGCCGGAGATTAAACTGGCGGTTTTTCCGCCCATTGCCGCCGCCGCTTTGCCGGCCATTATCGGTCCGAAGAAGGCTTATGAAGTAATTCTTGGGGGTGAAGCCATGCGGGCGCCGGAAGCTCTGGCCTGTGGTCTGGTGAATAAAGTGGTGCCGGTTGAGCAGCTTGAGGCGGAACTAGCCTCTTTTGTTACACGGTTTACTTCCCTGAGTGGTTCCGCCTTACGTTCTACCAAGAAGGCTATTCGGGCAGGACTTGGTAGACCTTTTGTCGACGCACTGAATGATATTGAAGATTTGTATCTCAACGATTGCATGAAAAATGCTGATGCCCGTGAGGGGCTCGGTTCATTTCTGGAAAAGCGCAGTCCGGTATGGCAGAACAAGTAGGGGCAATCCCCTGTGGTTGCCAATCATGGGGCAACCCCCTGTGGTTGCCCATCATATAGTAATATAAATACAATCTAAGCTACCACAAAAACCAACAATAATAAGGAGGTCTTTATGCCTGATGTACCAAAAATGATCCAAACCTGGCAGATGGTTCAGCCAACGTCAAAAGATAGAGAAACCGGTGAAGTTACTCCGGGAAAACTGGTAAAAACTGAAATACCCGTCCCTGAATTGAAGGAAGATGAGGTGCTGGTGGAGGTTGCAGGTTGTGGAGTATGTCATACGGACCTGGGCTTTTTTTATGACGGGGTTCCCAATGTTAATAAACCACCACTGACCCTGGGCCATGAAATTTCCGGAACCGTGGTTGCCGGAGATGAAAAATGGATCGGGAAAGAGGTGCTCATCCCGGCGGTGATGCCTTGCAGAAAGTGTTTATTGTGTAAAACCGGTCGAGGTAACCGCTGTCTTGATCAGAAAATGCCGGGCAACAGTCTTGGGATCTATGGTGGTTTTTCCAGCCATATACCGGTTCCCAGCATCGATCTCTGTGAGATTAAAGATAGAAAAGATATCCCTTTATCTCATCTGTCCGTGGTTGCCGACGCCGCTACTACACCTTATCAGGCAACTAAACGGGCGGATCTGCAGCCGGGAGATAACGTGATAGTTATAGGCATTTGTGGTGGTGTTGGTCAGTATGTGGGGCAGATTGTTAAGGCATTGGGAGCAAGAACGGTTATTGGTATAGACATTAATCAGGAAGGACTGAAACGGGCGCTCAAATTTGGGGCTGATGCCGTAATCAATGCTACCGATAAAGATGCCCGGGCGATATCAAAAGAATTCAGGAGTTTTTGTAAGAAGTATGACCTGCCCAATTTTGGCTGGAAGATATTTGAAGTGTCAGGGACAAAGCCTGGCCAGGAAACCGCCTTAAGCCTGCTTGGTTTTACCGGAAAATTGATTGTGGTTGGTTTTGGCATGGCCAAGGTTGAATATTCCATCAGCAGATTGATGGCCTTTGATGCTGAGATTATCGGAACCTGGGGCTGTTTGCCTGAATATTATCCGATCGTTCTGGATATGGTCTTGAATGGCAGGATCAATATGGAAGAGTTCGTCCAGACCAGGCCCATGAGTACCATTGCCGAAGCCTTTGCCGAGGCCCATGCCGTGCCGCCGGCAAAAAGGATTATCCTGGAACCGGATTTTTAGAGCCTTACAGGTTGTTTTCTGGTTTGAAAAACAAGAAAATGTTAAGTGCTTCACAGGTTCTTTGCCGTCAGGCAAAGGTTCTGATGAAGAAACTTATGCAAGACTCTGATAAGAGCACTTATTTGCGGGCGCACTAATTAAATTTTTGGTTGCGGGCCTCAAGCCCGCATTAGAGTCTGAGAGAGATTGAAAGACCGCAGGTTCCTTAAAAAGCTGGACAACCAATGGTGAAAGTAAATGCCATTAAAAAATAACCCCTGTTATATGAGAGGTAAAAGTTATGTTGGATTGGATTCCTAGAGAGAATGGTAAAAAAGACCATGGTATGTGGCTTGATGCCCATTTTGGCACTGAAGCTCCCTGTACCATGTTTGAAAAAAGACCGCTGCAGGGTCCTGATGGTAAGGTGGTGGATGGCCTGTATACCGGCTGGATTATTCTCAATAACCCCAAACAGTATAATTCCTATACCACAGAGATGGTTAAGGGAGTGATTGCCGGTTTTCAGCAGGCTTCCTCCGATCCCAGTATTGTTGCCGCTGTTTTTACCGGTGTGGGTGATAAGGCTTTCTGTACCGGTGGAAATACCAAAGAATATGCTGAATACTATTCCATGCGGCCCCAGGAATACGGCGATTATATGGATCTGTTTATCGGTATGGTCGATGCTATCATGAACTGTAAAAAACCGACCATCTGTCGGATAAACGGCATGCGGGTTGCCGGTGGTCAGGAAATTGGTATGGCCAACGATTTGGCC
It encodes:
- a CDS encoding enoyl-CoA hydratase/isomerase family protein, which encodes MADYQFINYEVKDGAAYLTINRPPLNWLDIATMREMNEALDQVLAAGPELKLLVIQAAGEKAFSVGVDVADHTDDKVETMIEVFHGIFRRLDRLEIPSLAVARGAVLGGGCEVVLFCDMVLAAENIKIGQPEIKLAVFPPIAAAALPAIIGPKKAYEVILGGEAMRAPEALACGLVNKVVPVEQLEAELASFVTRFTSLSGSALRSTKKAIRAGLGRPFVDALNDIEDLYLNDCMKNADAREGLGSFLEKRSPVWQNK
- the had gene encoding 6-hydroxycyclohex-1-ene-1-carbonyl-CoA dehydrogenase, yielding MPDVPKMIQTWQMVQPTSKDRETGEVTPGKLVKTEIPVPELKEDEVLVEVAGCGVCHTDLGFFYDGVPNVNKPPLTLGHEISGTVVAGDEKWIGKEVLIPAVMPCRKCLLCKTGRGNRCLDQKMPGNSLGIYGGFSSHIPVPSIDLCEIKDRKDIPLSHLSVVADAATTPYQATKRADLQPGDNVIVIGICGGVGQYVGQIVKALGARTVIGIDINQEGLKRALKFGADAVINATDKDARAISKEFRSFCKKYDLPNFGWKIFEVSGTKPGQETALSLLGFTGKLIVVGFGMAKVEYSISRLMAFDAEIIGTWGCLPEYYPIVLDMVLNGRINMEEFVQTRPMSTIAEAFAEAHAVPPAKRIILEPDF